The Candidatus Latescibacter sp. genome includes a window with the following:
- a CDS encoding MotA/TolQ/ExbB proton channel family protein, producing MIEIFKAGGICMWPLLASALTGLAVVFERTITLHRLPSPRSCEKQLNDLESEFDKGGLEAAAKKVAKGKGVMNYVFARLLKRFDTLAAEKRDLTARRKAIGASLEASDPVTRFLTQQGDLNEFREELLVTIDESVKGYVGRFLPALATVGSISTLLGLLGTITGMISAFNSIAASGTGDPKVVAAGISEALITTATGLFIAIPSVVMYRYLANKADSSRASIELYAVSFANTLLAQLEKVK from the coding sequence ATGATCGAGATTTTCAAAGCCGGCGGCATTTGTATGTGGCCTCTTCTGGCGTCAGCTCTCACGGGTTTGGCTGTGGTGTTTGAAAGAACGATTACCCTGCATCGCTTGCCCAGCCCAAGAAGTTGTGAAAAACAACTCAATGACCTTGAATCGGAGTTCGATAAAGGGGGTTTGGAAGCTGCGGCAAAGAAAGTTGCCAAAGGCAAGGGTGTCATGAATTATGTTTTTGCACGTCTTCTCAAGAGATTCGACACTCTCGCTGCGGAAAAACGTGATCTTACTGCACGTCGCAAGGCAATAGGCGCCTCGTTAGAAGCGTCTGATCCCGTTACCAGATTCCTTACACAGCAAGGTGATTTGAATGAATTCCGTGAAGAATTGCTGGTGACCATTGATGAATCGGTAAAAGGTTATGTAGGCAGATTCCTTCCCGCTCTGGCAACGGTCGGCAGTATCTCCACTCTTCTCGGACTTTTGGGAACCATTACGGGAATGATTTCCGCGTTCAACTCCATTGCGGCGTCCGGTACCGGCGATCCGAAAGTGGTGGCTGCAGGTATTTCCGAGGCGCTGATCACCACCGCAACCGGTCTGTTCATCGCTATTCCGTCGGTGGTTATGTATCGGTATCTGGCCAATAAGGCGGATTCATCGCGCGCCAGCATCGAACTGTATGCCGTATCGTTCGCCAACACTTTACTTGCTCAACTGGAGAAAGTAAAATAA
- a CDS encoding biopolymer transporter ExbD — MIIKRKGTEIEIGEAAMDMTPMTDCIFLLLIFFMITTTFIDVRGLVVDLPGPADQQEEQQQKKKDINVTISSEGQYTVAGSPVPAEALASAIKGAMEENNNKNVIFQGDPQAPHGAVIYAMDVAKGQGVEGMAFAVEQQARGAGN; from the coding sequence ATGATTATTAAAAGAAAAGGAACTGAAATAGAGATTGGAGAAGCGGCAATGGATATGACGCCCATGACCGACTGCATTTTCCTTCTCCTGATATTCTTTATGATAACAACCACATTCATCGATGTTAGAGGCCTGGTCGTTGATTTGCCCGGCCCTGCAGATCAACAGGAAGAACAGCAGCAGAAAAAGAAAGATATCAATGTAACCATTTCCTCTGAAGGCCAATACACCGTTGCGGGTTCTCCTGTACCGGCTGAAGCTTTGGCCAGCGCCATAAAAGGAGCCATGGAAGAGAATAACAATAAAAATGTTATTTTCCAGGGCGATCCCCAGGCGCCTCACGGTGCAGTAATATATGCCATGGATGTGGCTAAAGGGCAGGGGGTGGAAGGCATGGCCTTTGCAGTCGAGCAGCAGGCCCGGGGCGCCGGGAATTGA
- a CDS encoding DUF5683 domain-containing protein, protein MLKAASITGLSVLLFFSTLGVTFAQNEESFVRAATVSKREAVVLSMLFPGLGQMTVGQKVKGVTFFLAGVTSLAIFVNNNENYKTNLDTYDRDISILSGMATARRGSYDGKGGALKLYTDLKSKNDTLDNLNSTRNTALIVAAAVYAYNLFDAIFFTPSSNESKKAEIRKNIIVESALVDRKPGILVSTRF, encoded by the coding sequence ATGTTAAAGGCAGCATCAATCACCGGCTTGTCTGTACTCCTTTTCTTTAGCACTCTGGGAGTTACGTTTGCACAAAATGAAGAGAGCTTTGTGCGTGCCGCCACGGTATCGAAACGAGAAGCAGTGGTTCTTTCCATGCTTTTCCCCGGTCTTGGTCAAATGACAGTCGGACAAAAAGTCAAAGGTGTGACTTTTTTCCTCGCTGGAGTAACGTCACTGGCTATTTTTGTGAATAACAATGAAAACTATAAGACCAATCTGGATACCTATGACAGAGACATTTCCATTCTTTCCGGTATGGCGACTGCGAGGAGAGGAAGCTATGACGGCAAGGGCGGCGCTTTAAAGCTGTATACAGATTTAAAGAGTAAAAACGATACTCTTGATAATCTGAATTCGACCAGAAATACTGCTTTGATTGTAGCAGCGGCTGTTTATGCGTATAATTTATTTGATGCAATATTCTTTACTCCATCCTCAAATGAGAGTAAAAAAGCTGAAATACGGAAAAATATTATAGTAGAATCAGCTCTGGTTGACAGGAAACCAGGCATACTAGTGTCAACAAGATTTTAG